From a single Geotoga petraea genomic region:
- the rfbD gene encoding dTDP-4-dehydrorhamnose reductase, whose protein sequence is MKVLITGANGQLGKEFSKYFFMGKIDYLSTNKSNFDITNLEQMREFLKSYKDITHIINCAAYTNVDEAENNWNKAYLINSKGVKNLVEISKEINFELIHFSTNYVFSGEKGNYSTKDNTNPINKYGKSKALGEKELKENKKTFLIRTSWLFGQNGDNFVKKVIRWAKNNETLKVVTDEKSSPTYTKDLVIATMNLLKTKKYGIYHITNTSCTRYEWAEYILKEVGWKGELIKAKQKDFDLKAKRPKSSVLDISKVERVTGTKMQSWQNATDRFLKEETF, encoded by the coding sequence ATGAAAGTACTAATAACAGGGGCTAATGGGCAATTAGGGAAAGAATTTTCAAAATATTTTTTCATGGGAAAAATAGACTATCTTAGTACAAATAAATCTAATTTTGATATAACTAATTTAGAACAGATGAGAGAATTCTTAAAAAGTTACAAAGATATAACCCATATAATAAATTGTGCTGCATACACAAATGTTGATGAAGCAGAAAATAATTGGAATAAAGCTTACCTAATAAATTCTAAAGGGGTAAAAAATTTGGTAGAAATATCTAAAGAAATAAATTTCGAATTAATACATTTTTCAACAAATTACGTATTTTCAGGTGAAAAAGGGAATTATAGCACAAAAGATAATACTAATCCCATCAATAAGTACGGGAAAAGTAAAGCTCTTGGCGAAAAAGAATTAAAGGAAAACAAAAAAACTTTTTTAATAAGAACAAGTTGGCTATTTGGTCAGAACGGGGATAACTTTGTAAAAAAAGTTATTAGATGGGCTAAAAACAACGAAACTCTGAAAGTCGTAACAGACGAAAAGAGTTCTCCAACTTATACAAAAGATTTGGTAATCGCAACAATGAATTTACTTAAAACAAAAAAATATGGAATATACCACATAACAAATACATCCTGTACAAGATACGAGTGGGCTGAATATATATTAAAAGAGGTAGGTTGGAAAGGAGAATTGATTAAAGCAAAACAAAAAGACTTTGATCTCAAAGCGAAAAGGCCTAAGTCATCTGTCTTAGATATTTCAAAAGTTGAAAGAGTTACAGGAACAAAAATGCAATCTTGGCAAAACGCAACTGATAGATTTTTAAAAGAAGAAACATTTTAA
- a CDS encoding methylglyoxal synthase yields the protein MEDKKISVALIAHDKKKLDLVMFAREWKEVFHKCNLHATKSTGKLLKEKVGLDIKTYESGPMGGDLQIGALLVTGEIGFVIFLRDPLTAQPHEPDVSAFLRVCDVHNVPLATNLATAEALTIEIEKKLNE from the coding sequence ATGGAAGATAAAAAAATTAGCGTAGCCCTAATAGCTCATGACAAGAAAAAACTTGATTTAGTGATGTTTGCAAGAGAGTGGAAAGAAGTTTTTCATAAGTGTAATTTACATGCAACAAAATCTACAGGAAAATTATTAAAAGAAAAAGTTGGTTTAGATATCAAAACTTATGAATCTGGACCAATGGGCGGAGACCTACAAATTGGTGCTTTACTGGTTACTGGAGAAATAGGCTTTGTAATTTTTTTGAGAGATCCTTTAACTGCCCAACCTCATGAACCAGATGTTTCAGCTTTTCTCAGAGTTTGTGATGTTCATAATGTACCTCTTGCCACAAATTTGGCGACTGCAGAAGCTTTAACAATAGAAATAGAAAAAAAATTAAATGAATAA
- a CDS encoding M42 family metallopeptidase — MKELIKKITEIYSPSGREDEIREFIKSEIKDHVDEIKIDKLGNLIAIKKGTSDKTVLFDGHMDEIGLVVTHITDNGFLKVDAVGGQNPLNLVGTQFQFNGNIGVVGIEGETTKELRENHSHLNLDVLFVDIGAKTREEAEKMAPIGTFGTYATGFHDLGDHLVSKAMDDRIACATMIQSIKEMDKPKNNVIFAFTVQEEVGIVGASVASYDYDVDMAIAIDVTKALDTPKAIKRMNMKLGDGPCIKIKDNATISDRNVVEFIKNAAIEEKIPYQFEVLFGGGTNAMGYQRTKSGIPVCTISIATRYIHSPHEMVSYEDVKNTVKMIKAISNKEM; from the coding sequence ATGAAGGAATTAATTAAAAAAATTACCGAAATATATTCACCAAGTGGAAGAGAAGATGAAATAAGAGAATTCATAAAAAGCGAGATAAAAGATCATGTAGATGAAATAAAAATAGATAAGCTGGGTAATTTAATAGCTATAAAAAAAGGTACTTCAGATAAAACCGTTTTGTTCGATGGGCACATGGATGAAATTGGACTTGTAGTAACTCACATAACCGACAACGGATTTTTAAAAGTGGACGCAGTAGGAGGACAAAATCCTTTAAACTTAGTAGGGACTCAATTTCAATTCAACGGAAACATTGGTGTTGTAGGGATTGAAGGAGAAACAACTAAAGAATTGAGAGAAAATCATTCTCACCTAAACTTAGATGTACTTTTTGTAGATATTGGTGCAAAAACAAGAGAAGAAGCAGAAAAAATGGCTCCAATAGGAACATTTGGAACATACGCAACTGGATTTCACGATCTTGGAGACCATTTAGTGTCAAAAGCTATGGATGACAGAATAGCTTGTGCTACGATGATTCAATCTATAAAGGAAATGGACAAACCAAAAAACAACGTAATATTTGCCTTCACTGTTCAAGAAGAAGTTGGAATAGTTGGAGCTTCTGTTGCTTCATACGATTACGATGTGGATATGGCAATTGCAATTGACGTTACTAAGGCTTTGGATACCCCAAAAGCTATTAAAAGAATGAACATGAAACTTGGTGATGGCCCTTGTATAAAAATAAAAGACAACGCAACTATATCAGATAGAAATGTAGTGGAATTTATTAAAAATGCTGCAATTGAAGAAAAAATCCCTTATCAATTTGAAGTATTATTTGGTGGAGGAACAAATGCCATGGGGTATCAAAGAACAAAATCTGGTATTCCTGTATGTACAATATCAATTGCTACTCGATACATTCATTCACCTCACGAAATGGTCTCTTACGAAGACGTTAAAAATACAGTTAAAATGATTAAAGCAATATCAAACAAAGAGATGTAA
- a CDS encoding M42 family metallopeptidase yields the protein MRKYLKEMTELMGVSGHEEKVKEFIKEKIDGMYDDIYEDVMGNMIVLKKGKNSSKRVMVAAHMDEVGFLVTKIHKDGKLGISMVGGVDPRVVKSQRLLIKNEIPAVVNSKPIHLEKETSSVAKYDSLKIECGFKKDEDAKKKVNLGDMVTFDVKYYENGDYALSKAFDDRAGCTVMMNILESFKNNNTKPEYDTYFAFVVQEETGLRGSGVAAEYINPDAALILEGTTAGDNPENEPEKWATHLGDGPVLTFMHSGVVLERKIFENIVETAKGMGIKYQYKMRTAGGTDAARLAKSLGGIPAGVISVPCRYLHSPNTIINLKDYDGVYKITEKLLIDGRMIAE from the coding sequence ATGAGAAAGTATTTAAAAGAAATGACAGAATTAATGGGAGTATCAGGGCACGAAGAAAAAGTTAAAGAGTTCATAAAAGAAAAAATAGATGGAATGTATGATGACATATATGAAGACGTAATGGGTAATATGATCGTTTTAAAAAAAGGTAAAAATAGCTCTAAAAGAGTTATGGTTGCTGCACATATGGATGAAGTTGGTTTTTTAGTAACAAAAATACACAAAGACGGAAAATTGGGAATATCAATGGTTGGTGGAGTCGACCCAAGAGTTGTAAAATCTCAAAGACTATTGATTAAAAATGAAATCCCTGCAGTAGTTAACTCAAAACCAATTCATTTAGAAAAAGAAACTTCTTCAGTAGCCAAATATGACTCTTTAAAAATAGAATGTGGATTCAAAAAAGATGAAGATGCAAAGAAAAAAGTCAATCTTGGTGACATGGTTACATTTGACGTTAAATATTATGAAAACGGAGACTATGCTCTTTCTAAAGCTTTTGATGACAGAGCAGGTTGTACAGTAATGATGAATATTTTAGAAAGCTTCAAAAACAACAATACTAAACCTGAATACGATACTTATTTTGCTTTTGTTGTCCAAGAAGAAACAGGCCTAAGAGGTAGTGGAGTTGCTGCTGAATACATAAATCCAGATGCAGCTTTGATCTTAGAAGGTACAACTGCAGGAGACAACCCAGAAAATGAGCCAGAAAAATGGGCGACTCATTTAGGAGACGGACCAGTCTTAACCTTTATGCACTCAGGAGTTGTTCTCGAAAGAAAAATATTTGAAAATATAGTGGAAACAGCAAAAGGAATGGGAATAAAATATCAGTACAAAATGAGAACAGCTGGTGGAACAGATGCAGCAAGACTTGCAAAAAGTTTAGGGGGTATTCCAGCTGGAGTAATTTCTGTACCTTGTAGATATTTACATTCACCAAACACAATAATCAATTTAAAAGATTATGACGGTGTGTATAAAATAACTGAGAAATTGTTAATTGATGGGAGGATGATTGCAGAATGA
- a CDS encoding M20/M25/M40 family metallo-hydrolase has translation MDISEILKKLSDSFGVSSWEHNTYSIVEETLKEINSEIEISKRGTGSLVAKYGNDDKKIAFFAHIDEIGIAISKIVDKDFVRVEMVGGVDPRTLIAKRVIFKTEKGDKLGVIGMLAPHLQDKDKRGQSPSFDELFVDFSISGGTEGLNVGDIGVVEAKSKELENKTISGKAIDNRAGVVSIIKALDYLKKFKFDGTLYLSFNKGEEVGLVGAKGMAYDIHPDNAIIVDVTFAEDLPDNIETMKIGKGPAIGIGAAINKEVNKKLTDIAKNENIDHQIEVLPMGTGTETDVVQLTKNGVKTGLLSIPIYNMHSPVEVVNVNDIDLTAKLLALYAYEEGGNK, from the coding sequence ATGGATATTTCCGAGATATTGAAAAAATTGTCAGACAGCTTTGGAGTAAGTTCATGGGAACATAATACATACTCTATAGTAGAAGAAACTTTAAAAGAAATAAATTCAGAAATTGAGATATCAAAAAGAGGGACTGGAAGTCTTGTTGCAAAATATGGAAATGACGACAAAAAAATAGCCTTTTTTGCACATATAGATGAAATTGGTATAGCAATATCAAAAATAGTAGATAAAGATTTTGTTAGAGTAGAAATGGTTGGTGGGGTAGATCCAAGAACTTTAATAGCTAAAAGAGTTATATTCAAAACTGAAAAAGGCGACAAACTTGGTGTTATTGGAATGTTGGCACCACATTTGCAAGACAAAGACAAAAGAGGGCAATCACCTTCTTTTGACGAGCTTTTTGTTGACTTTTCTATCTCTGGCGGAACAGAAGGTTTAAATGTTGGGGATATAGGAGTTGTTGAAGCTAAATCAAAAGAATTAGAAAACAAAACGATATCAGGAAAAGCAATAGATAATAGAGCAGGTGTTGTCTCAATCATAAAAGCCCTCGATTATTTGAAAAAATTCAAATTCGATGGGACATTGTACCTTTCTTTTAATAAAGGAGAAGAAGTGGGTCTTGTCGGAGCCAAAGGTATGGCTTATGATATTCATCCAGACAACGCGATTATAGTAGATGTTACTTTTGCTGAAGATTTGCCTGATAACATAGAGACTATGAAAATAGGTAAAGGACCAGCTATAGGAATAGGAGCTGCTATTAACAAAGAAGTTAATAAAAAGCTTACAGATATTGCAAAAAATGAAAATATTGATCATCAGATAGAAGTTCTTCCTATGGGAACTGGAACTGAAACAGATGTTGTTCAGTTAACAAAAAATGGTGTAAAAACAGGCTTATTATCTATACCAATATACAACATGCATTCACCTGTAGAAGTTGTAAATGTAAACGATATAGACCTTACAGCAAAACTTCTTGCATTATACGCATATGAAGAAGGTGGAAATAAATGA
- a CDS encoding septum site-determining protein MinC, with product MEDFIFAKIVDGDIVFYFEEGYTQKDLFEYFQKKLNTMKNFFKFGDSFYIYLKDESQYNLLPKIAKFARTLDLKLAGAYFGELPPSKSQKKELDLSSTKIYRKHVRSGQVIDNPGDIIIFGNVNSGAEVNAGGSVIVYGKVFGVIRAGLTNKRNAFIIASKMESSLIEIAEIPFFNHEWPDAPVSIRVENDKALVESLEI from the coding sequence ATGGAAGATTTTATATTTGCTAAAATCGTAGACGGAGACATTGTATTTTACTTTGAAGAAGGTTACACTCAAAAAGATTTGTTTGAGTATTTTCAAAAAAAGTTAAACACGATGAAAAACTTTTTCAAATTTGGGGACAGTTTTTACATTTATTTAAAAGACGAAAGCCAGTATAATCTTCTCCCTAAAATTGCTAAGTTTGCAAGGACTCTTGATCTTAAATTAGCAGGAGCATATTTTGGGGAATTACCTCCTTCAAAGTCTCAAAAAAAAGAACTCGACCTTTCAAGTACAAAAATATATAGAAAACACGTAAGATCCGGACAGGTAATAGATAATCCGGGGGACATTATTATATTTGGAAACGTTAATTCAGGAGCAGAAGTTAATGCAGGCGGGAGCGTTATTGTATATGGAAAAGTCTTTGGAGTTATTAGAGCTGGTTTGACTAATAAAAGAAATGCTTTTATTATAGCTTCTAAAATGGAATCGTCATTAATAGAAATAGCAGAAATACCTTTTTTTAATCATGAATGGCCAGATGCTCCAGTTTCCATAAGAGTTGAAAACGATAAAGCTCTTGTTGAATCTTTAGAAATTTAG
- a CDS encoding acyl-CoA mutase large subunit family protein produces the protein MAHNDDIEKIVEQKKEWEEKQVEKTVKKFPERKEEFKGTFDEEIKRLYTPEDTKNMDYSKDLGFPGQYPFTRGVQPTMYRGKFWTMRQYAGFANAEESNKRYKYLLEQGQTGLSIAFDLPTQIGYDSDDEMSDGEVGKVGVAIDSLADMEILFDEIPLDKVSVSMTINSTASILLAMLISVAEKQGVSKDKIRGTIQNDILKEYIARGTYVFPPEPSMKVIVDIFEYGSKNLPKFNLISISGYHIREAGANAAQEIAFTLSDGIAYVDAAIKAGQDVNVFGKNLSFFFNAHNNFLEEIAKFRAARRIWAKIMKERFNATNERAMKLKFHTQTAGSTLTAQQPMNNIVRVTLQALAAVMGGTQSLHTNSYDEALGLPTEESATIALRTQQIIAYESGVTDTIDPFAGSYAVEALTDEIEKKAWEYIEKIDEMGGMVKAIENGYVQKEILNTAYDTQLKIENKKDVIIGVNKFSTKEENPREVLKLDPTVEEKQKDKLKKLREKRDNKKVENALKALKKAANSDENLMEYIIEAVQSYATLGEITNVLRDVYGEYNESVIL, from the coding sequence ATGGCACATAATGATGACATTGAAAAGATTGTCGAACAAAAAAAAGAATGGGAAGAAAAACAGGTAGAAAAGACCGTTAAAAAATTCCCTGAAAGGAAAGAAGAATTTAAGGGTACTTTTGATGAAGAAATCAAAAGACTCTATACACCAGAAGATACTAAAAATATGGATTATAGCAAAGATCTTGGGTTCCCCGGTCAATATCCTTTTACAAGAGGTGTTCAACCTACTATGTACAGAGGTAAATTCTGGACAATGCGACAATATGCGGGATTTGCCAATGCTGAGGAATCAAACAAAAGATATAAGTATTTATTAGAACAAGGACAAACAGGTTTGTCTATAGCTTTTGATTTACCAACTCAAATTGGTTATGATTCTGATGACGAGATGTCAGATGGTGAAGTTGGTAAAGTTGGAGTTGCAATTGATTCTCTTGCCGATATGGAAATCTTATTTGATGAAATACCTTTGGATAAAGTTAGTGTTTCCATGACCATTAATTCTACTGCTTCTATATTGTTGGCAATGTTAATTTCAGTAGCTGAAAAACAAGGAGTTTCAAAGGATAAAATAAGAGGTACTATACAAAACGACATTTTAAAAGAATATATTGCGAGAGGAACTTATGTTTTCCCGCCTGAACCATCAATGAAAGTTATTGTAGATATTTTTGAATATGGTTCAAAAAATCTTCCAAAATTTAATTTAATTAGTATTAGTGGCTACCACATTAGAGAAGCAGGAGCAAATGCTGCTCAAGAAATTGCTTTCACTCTTTCAGATGGTATAGCTTATGTTGATGCAGCCATCAAAGCTGGACAAGATGTTAATGTTTTTGGTAAAAATTTATCGTTCTTCTTTAACGCACACAATAATTTTCTTGAAGAAATTGCAAAATTCAGAGCCGCAAGAAGAATATGGGCTAAAATAATGAAAGAAAGATTTAACGCTACAAACGAAAGAGCTATGAAATTGAAATTTCATACTCAAACTGCGGGTTCAACTCTTACTGCACAACAGCCTATGAATAATATAGTTAGGGTAACTCTACAGGCTCTTGCTGCTGTAATGGGAGGCACTCAGTCATTACATACAAACTCTTATGACGAAGCACTTGGACTCCCAACAGAAGAATCGGCAACTATTGCGTTAAGAACTCAACAGATAATCGCTTATGAGTCTGGAGTTACAGACACTATAGATCCATTTGCTGGCTCGTATGCTGTTGAAGCACTAACAGACGAAATAGAGAAGAAAGCTTGGGAATACATAGAAAAAATAGATGAAATGGGCGGTATGGTTAAAGCAATTGAAAATGGTTACGTTCAAAAAGAAATTTTGAATACGGCTTATGACACCCAATTAAAAATTGAAAACAAGAAAGATGTCATCATTGGGGTTAACAAATTCTCTACTAAAGAAGAAAACCCAAGAGAAGTTCTTAAATTAGATCCTACTGTTGAAGAAAAACAAAAAGATAAATTGAAAAAATTGAGAGAAAAAAGAGATAATAAAAAAGTTGAAAATGCTTTAAAAGCTCTTAAAAAGGCTGCTAATAGCGATGAAAATTTGATGGAATATATTATTGAAGCTGTGCAGTCTTATGCAACATTGGGAGAAATAACAAATGTTTTAAGAGATGTATACGGTGAATACAACGAATCAGTCATTTTATAA
- a CDS encoding cobalamin B12-binding domain-containing protein: MEERIRVVIGKPGLDGHDRGAKVVSRALRDAGMEVIYTGIRQTPSEIVETAIEEDADIIGLSILSGAHIRLSSKLIDKMKEKHVENIPVFLGGIIPEDDIPELKNIGIAEVFGPGTPLELIIQKVRDIVLGKKV, encoded by the coding sequence ATGGAAGAGAGAATCAGAGTTGTTATTGGGAAACCCGGACTTGATGGGCATGATAGAGGGGCAAAAGTAGTATCAAGAGCTTTGAGAGATGCTGGCATGGAAGTGATATATACTGGAATAAGACAAACACCTTCAGAAATTGTAGAAACAGCAATTGAAGAAGATGCTGATATAATTGGTCTTTCAATTCTTTCAGGGGCTCATATTAGATTAAGTAGTAAATTGATAGACAAAATGAAAGAAAAACACGTCGAAAATATTCCCGTATTTTTGGGAGGCATTATTCCTGAAGACGATATCCCAGAATTGAAAAACATTGGAATAGCAGAAGTATTTGGTCCAGGTACTCCATTAGAACTAATTATACAGAAGGTGAGAGATATTGTCTTGGGCAAAAAAGTATGA
- the meaB gene encoding methylmalonyl Co-A mutase-associated GTPase MeaB, with protein MSWAKKYDQIIDGFNNGEKYALAKMITLVENNPDEAWEIIQKLPKPNKQAHVIGITGSPGAGKSTLTSKLVKDLSEKHKIGIIAVDPSSPFSGGAFLGDRIRMRHLSGENVYIRSVASRGSVGGLCDSIYDIVDVMNSYGFEKIIIETVGAGQSEVEVVYVADTILLVMSPDSGDEVQMFKAGIMEIADIYVVNKNDLPEASGFLAQLKNTLSLEYEEKSKRKIFSISALKNDGLDELMEDLLNHKDKLIEEGLLKDRIIRRRKRRARSNIIRKIDLFVKNYDPDNKDLFEIKRDIIGQISKEEFNEG; from the coding sequence TTGTCTTGGGCAAAAAAGTATGATCAAATAATTGATGGCTTTAATAATGGTGAAAAATATGCACTTGCCAAGATGATAACGCTGGTTGAAAATAATCCAGATGAAGCATGGGAAATTATTCAAAAACTACCAAAACCCAATAAACAAGCACATGTTATTGGCATAACAGGTAGCCCTGGAGCTGGGAAGAGTACTTTAACTTCAAAATTAGTAAAGGATTTATCTGAAAAACACAAGATTGGTATTATTGCAGTTGATCCAAGTAGCCCTTTTTCAGGCGGAGCCTTCTTAGGAGACAGAATTAGGATGAGACATTTATCTGGAGAAAATGTATACATAAGAAGTGTGGCGTCTCGTGGAAGTGTTGGGGGCCTATGTGATTCGATATATGATATAGTGGACGTTATGAATAGTTATGGATTTGAAAAAATAATCATAGAAACTGTTGGAGCTGGTCAATCTGAAGTTGAAGTTGTGTATGTAGCTGATACGATTTTATTGGTTATGTCTCCAGATTCTGGAGATGAAGTACAGATGTTTAAAGCTGGAATAATGGAAATAGCAGATATATACGTAGTTAATAAAAATGATTTGCCTGAAGCTTCAGGATTTTTGGCTCAGTTGAAAAATACTCTATCTTTGGAGTATGAAGAAAAGTCAAAAAGAAAAATATTCAGTATTAGTGCTTTAAAGAATGATGGTTTAGACGAATTAATGGAAGATTTATTAAATCATAAAGATAAGTTAATAGAAGAAGGACTTTTAAAAGATAGAATCATTAGGAGAAGAAAAAGAAGAGCAAGAAGTAACATAATTAGAAAGATAGATTTGTTCGTTAAAAATTATGATCCTGACAATAAAGATTTATTTGAAATAAAAAGGGATATTATTGGGCAAATAAGCAAGGAGGAGTTCAATGAAGGGTAA
- the mce gene encoding methylmalonyl-CoA epimerase, which yields MKGKIDHIGIAVNSIKESIKLYSELLGVKPSGEEVLEERGLKVAFLEMGDTRIELLEPLNENSQVSKFLSKKGPGFHHMAYEVENVEQSIEKAKNLGFKPLTDEGQPGAHNTTIVFLHPKSANGILTELVQHNK from the coding sequence ATGAAGGGTAAAATAGATCACATTGGAATTGCTGTCAATTCCATCAAAGAATCTATAAAACTGTATAGTGAATTGCTTGGTGTTAAACCATCTGGAGAAGAAGTTTTAGAAGAAAGAGGATTGAAAGTAGCTTTTTTAGAAATGGGAGATACAAGAATAGAATTGTTAGAACCTTTGAACGAAAATTCTCAGGTTTCAAAGTTTTTGTCGAAAAAAGGTCCAGGCTTTCACCATATGGCTTATGAAGTAGAAAACGTTGAACAAAGCATTGAAAAAGCCAAAAATTTGGGGTTTAAACCACTTACTGATGAGGGACAACCTGGTGCCCATAACACGACAATAGTATTTTTACATCCAAAATCAGCCAATGGAATCCTCACAGAGTTAGTACAACACAATAAATAG